Genomic segment of Cystobacter ferrugineus:
GCCCTGACCTCCCCGCCTGCTAGCGGCCAGGAACCACGGTGTTCGCATGGACCGCGCCTGACATCCAGGAGGTACTCGGTTCGTCAGGAGGGGGCCTACTCCTGGGGAATGTGTCCGGCGAAGTCTCGGAGAAGGCGTCTCCACACCCTTCCTGGACATCCTTCCTCAGCCTACGAATCGTCTGACACCCTTCCAGACAGGGGAGACGTCGTGACGAGCGCGACGTCGAGCTCCCCGGCCTCGAGCGCCGCGACGGGAGAGTACGTGTGCTCCACCGCCAGCGTGACCTCGAGCTCCGGCAGATTCTTGCGCAGCCTCATGAGCGTGGACGGGAGCCAGTGGTAGATGGTGTGCGTATAGGCGGGAGAGAGGCCATGGTGAGGTGAGGGCTGGAGCGCAGGAGCCGAGGATGGCCGCTGTCGGGACCGCCCGAGCAGTACGCCAGGCCACGCCCTTTCCTGAAATCCGAGTGGTTCCAGGCACTTCCAGTCCACCGGGGCCGTCCCCATCCGTCCCGCCCGG
This window contains:
- a CDS encoding LysR substrate-binding domain-containing protein is translated as MGTAPVDWKCLEPLGFQERAWPGVLLGRSRQRPSSAPALQPSPHHGLSPAYTHTIYHWLPSTLMRLRKNLPELEVTLAVEHTYSPVAALEAGELDVALVTTSPLSGRVSDDS